The following proteins are co-located in the Gordonia polyisoprenivorans genome:
- a CDS encoding DinB family protein gives MAGTYTSVTLTVDVTGEKADVLTLLEDQRAMFLVTLRDLDDEQARRRSTVSELTLGGLLKHLTMVQREHTQTILDRDPNSEIHMENLEHGYELTDGETLEEWLTAYRDAALAYDAVIAEVGSLDELIPQATAPWQPEREWWTVRKMALHMLRETAHHSGHADIIREALDGRTTMAALFDFGDQA, from the coding sequence ATGGCCGGCACCTACACCTCCGTCACCCTCACCGTCGACGTCACCGGCGAGAAGGCCGACGTCTTGACCCTGTTGGAGGATCAGCGAGCGATGTTCCTGGTGACCTTGCGCGATCTCGACGACGAGCAGGCCCGCCGCCGCAGCACCGTGAGCGAGTTGACGCTCGGCGGTCTCCTCAAGCACCTGACGATGGTGCAGCGCGAGCACACCCAGACCATCCTCGACCGCGACCCGAACTCCGAGATCCACATGGAGAACCTCGAGCACGGATACGAGCTCACCGACGGCGAGACGCTCGAGGAGTGGCTCACCGCCTACCGGGATGCCGCACTCGCCTACGACGCGGTGATCGCCGAGGTCGGTTCGCTCGACGAACTGATCCCCCAGGCGACCGCGCCGTGGCAACCCGAGCGGGAGTGGTGGACGGTACGCAAGATGGCCCTGCACATGTTGCGCGAGACCGCCCATCACAGTGGTCACGCCGACATCATCCGCGAGGCTCTCGACGGCCGGACGACGATGGCCGCGCTGTTCGATTTCGGCGACCAGGCCTGA
- a CDS encoding pyridoxamine 5'-phosphate oxidase family protein, with the protein MPEPSSYSDEPAELSTLRRKPTRGGDRALLDDVLDSVLVGTLSTVVDGWPWSVPLLFARDGDDILMHGSIAAGALRHVAEGVPSTFTVFVLDAIVVADSLFDHSANYRSAVVRGIPERADDDLAALEALSDKLIPGRVGETPPITGKERAATIALRMPIVDGQWIAKARGGGPGVDTDNWTGVVPVRTVYDDPIPATGTEIPESVRRLARGGR; encoded by the coding sequence ATGCCCGAGCCCTCCTCGTACTCCGATGAACCCGCCGAACTGTCGACTCTGCGCCGCAAGCCGACTCGCGGTGGCGACCGCGCGTTGCTCGACGACGTCCTCGACTCGGTCCTCGTCGGAACCCTCTCGACCGTCGTCGATGGGTGGCCGTGGTCGGTGCCGTTGCTCTTCGCCCGCGACGGCGACGACATCCTCATGCACGGATCGATCGCCGCAGGCGCATTGCGTCATGTGGCCGAGGGTGTGCCGTCGACGTTCACCGTGTTCGTCCTCGACGCCATCGTGGTGGCCGACAGTCTCTTCGACCATTCCGCGAACTATCGGTCCGCGGTGGTGCGCGGAATCCCCGAACGCGCCGACGACGACCTGGCCGCATTGGAAGCCTTGTCGGACAAGCTGATCCCGGGCCGCGTCGGCGAGACGCCGCCGATCACCGGCAAGGAGCGTGCCGCGACGATCGCCCTGCGGATGCCGATCGTCGACGGTCAGTGGATTGCCAAGGCCCGCGGCGGAGGTCCCGGTGTCGACACCGACAACTGGACCGGCGTCGTGCCCGTCCGCACCGTCTACGACGACCCGATTCCCGCGACGGGCACCGAGATCCCCGAGTCGGTGCGGCGCTTGGCGCGCGGTGGCCGGTGA
- a CDS encoding AMP-binding protein yields the protein MTQTAPAHPSVEAEVAALLAEFGADDANAATLLVDRHDPDAVAFVTVGTSGDALVTTRITYGDLAAQSRKFATALAGLGVERGSRVGVLMGKRVELVVTLLALARLGAVYIPLFTAFATPAIEMRLRGGDAGVVVTEASQVGKLDGIDGLTTVVAGAESLAESGSGTYDFDTLLAASAPWEDSVAVGGAGHLILLFTSGTTGAPKGVPVPVRALAAMVTYMHFGLDVTDDDVFWNAADPGWAYGLYYGILGPLATGRPNILLQAGFTPELTARILGELGVTNFAAAPTVYRALSKSGAIEGFSLRHASSAGEPLTPDVIAWATDALGTEVRDHYGQTEHGMFINNHWAPEVRRPLIPGSMGQPMPGFATGIVDGQVAIDVSASPALWFTGYLDDPEKTAARFTEDGRWYLTGDTGRVDENGNYFFSARDDDVIIMAGYRIGPFDVESVLITHPSVIDVAVVGRPDELRGEVLEAFVVLADGVVGDDALEAELQQLVKTGFAAHAYPRSVHFVDALPKTPSGKIQRFVLRQT from the coding sequence ATGACCCAGACCGCTCCCGCGCATCCCTCCGTCGAGGCCGAGGTGGCAGCGTTGCTGGCCGAGTTCGGCGCGGACGACGCGAATGCCGCGACCCTGCTCGTCGACCGGCACGACCCGGATGCCGTCGCGTTCGTGACGGTCGGCACCAGCGGCGACGCCCTCGTCACCACCCGCATCACCTACGGCGACCTGGCCGCGCAGTCGCGGAAGTTCGCGACCGCCCTGGCCGGGCTCGGCGTCGAGCGCGGTTCACGGGTCGGTGTGTTGATGGGCAAGCGCGTCGAGCTGGTGGTCACGTTGCTGGCACTCGCCCGCCTCGGCGCGGTCTACATCCCGCTGTTCACCGCGTTCGCGACACCGGCGATCGAGATGCGGCTACGTGGAGGCGACGCCGGCGTCGTGGTGACCGAGGCCAGTCAGGTCGGCAAACTCGACGGAATCGACGGTTTGACCACGGTGGTCGCCGGCGCCGAGAGCCTGGCGGAAAGCGGTTCGGGAACCTACGATTTCGACACCCTGCTCGCCGCGAGTGCGCCCTGGGAGGATTCGGTGGCCGTCGGCGGTGCCGGGCACCTGATCCTGTTGTTCACCAGCGGAACCACGGGGGCGCCCAAGGGGGTTCCGGTTCCGGTGCGCGCACTGGCGGCGATGGTCACGTACATGCATTTTGGTCTCGACGTGACCGACGACGACGTGTTCTGGAATGCCGCCGACCCGGGCTGGGCCTACGGCCTGTATTACGGCATCCTCGGTCCGCTGGCCACCGGACGCCCGAACATCTTGCTGCAAGCCGGTTTCACGCCGGAGCTGACCGCTCGCATTCTCGGCGAGCTGGGCGTCACCAACTTCGCTGCTGCCCCGACGGTGTATCGCGCGCTGAGCAAGAGCGGTGCGATCGAGGGCTTTTCGCTGCGGCATGCGTCGTCGGCGGGTGAGCCTCTCACACCTGATGTGATCGCTTGGGCGACAGACGCATTGGGCACCGAGGTGCGTGACCACTACGGCCAGACCGAGCACGGCATGTTCATCAACAACCATTGGGCCCCGGAAGTGCGGCGACCGCTGATCCCCGGATCGATGGGCCAGCCGATGCCCGGTTTCGCCACCGGCATCGTCGACGGACAGGTCGCGATCGACGTATCGGCCAGTCCGGCACTGTGGTTCACCGGCTACCTCGACGATCCGGAGAAGACCGCGGCCCGATTCACCGAGGACGGGCGCTGGTACCTGACCGGCGACACGGGCCGGGTCGACGAGAACGGCAACTACTTCTTCAGCGCTCGGGACGACGACGTGATCATCATGGCCGGCTACCGGATCGGACCATTCGACGTCGAGAGCGTGCTGATCACCCATCCGTCGGTGATCGACGTCGCCGTCGTCGGCCGGCCGGACGAGCTGCGTGGTGAGGTCCTCGAGGCCTTCGTCGTGCTCGCCGACGGTGTGGTCGGCGACGACGCCCTGGAGGCCGAGCTGCAGCAGCTGGTCAAGACGGGTTTCGCCGCGCATGCCTATCCGCGCAGCGTGCATTTCGTCGACGCGCTGCCCAAGACACCGAGCGGCAAGATCCAGCGGTTCGTCCTGCGGCAGACGTAG
- a CDS encoding LuxR C-terminal-related transcriptional regulator — MPESLAAPVTDALRRLRRASGVSLAFGGVVQSGRGLRLSHFVGHTVGALNGVAVDIGHGLGGKVVATNRPMVVDDYLKTPRITHRYNAVIATEGLRAMAAAPVIVDRTPVAVIYGALRTDDPLGDRALDALAVEARTLEQQIVAARTSVETAAAQPEADALRVRLTEAYAQLRDLARSVDDAEVAAAIGRITDGLLDATPDHESAALTRREQDVLALAALGYPNARIADSLGIGVQTAKGYVKDAMRKLGATSRLEAVVIARRSGLLP, encoded by the coding sequence ATGCCCGAATCACTCGCGGCGCCGGTCACCGACGCGCTGCGCCGATTGCGCCGGGCCAGCGGTGTCTCACTTGCCTTCGGTGGTGTCGTGCAGAGCGGGCGCGGCCTGCGCCTGAGTCACTTCGTCGGTCACACCGTCGGTGCGCTCAACGGTGTTGCCGTCGACATCGGGCACGGACTCGGCGGCAAGGTGGTGGCCACCAACCGGCCGATGGTCGTCGACGACTATCTGAAGACGCCGCGGATCACCCACCGCTACAACGCGGTCATCGCGACGGAGGGCCTGCGGGCGATGGCCGCGGCACCCGTGATCGTCGACCGGACACCGGTGGCGGTGATCTACGGCGCCTTGCGCACCGACGATCCGCTCGGCGACCGCGCACTCGACGCCCTCGCCGTGGAGGCTCGCACCCTCGAACAGCAGATCGTCGCCGCCCGGACATCCGTCGAGACCGCGGCGGCCCAACCCGAGGCCGACGCGCTGCGCGTTCGGTTGACCGAGGCATATGCACAACTGCGTGACCTCGCGCGCTCGGTCGACGACGCCGAGGTCGCCGCCGCGATCGGCCGCATCACCGACGGCCTACTCGACGCCACACCCGACCACGAGTCGGCGGCGTTGACCCGCCGCGAGCAGGACGTACTGGCGCTGGCCGCGCTCGGCTATCCCAACGCACGAATCGCCGACTCACTGGGCATCGGCGTCCAGACCGCCAAGGGCTATGTGAAGGACGCGATGCGAAAGCTCGGTGCCACAAGCCGATTGGAGGCAGTGGTGATCGCGCGGCGCTCCGGTCTGCTGCCGTGA
- a CDS encoding GNAT family N-acetyltransferase — MTVPGRLVRLAGPADAAVVGRLLFDFNTEFDSPTPSADEFAGRFTRLLARDDVLVVLAESDGEPTGFAYLTLRPTPYGDGPLAQLEELYVVPALRDGGIGTALLTRAVDEVLDRDAIEMLINVDEIDTDTRRFYERHGFTNIEPGEDYRMLCYLREL; from the coding sequence ATGACCGTCCCGGGCCGCCTCGTCCGCCTGGCCGGCCCGGCCGATGCGGCGGTCGTCGGTCGGCTGCTGTTCGACTTCAACACCGAGTTCGATAGTCCGACCCCAAGCGCCGACGAGTTCGCCGGCCGCTTCACCCGCCTGCTCGCCCGTGACGACGTGCTCGTCGTGCTGGCCGAGTCCGACGGGGAGCCCACCGGATTCGCCTACCTGACGCTCCGCCCGACCCCGTACGGCGACGGGCCGCTCGCGCAGTTGGAGGAGTTGTACGTCGTGCCCGCGCTCCGGGACGGGGGCATCGGCACCGCCCTGCTCACCCGGGCCGTCGACGAGGTGCTGGACCGCGACGCGATCGAGATGCTCATCAACGTCGACGAGATCGACACCGACACCCGACGCTTCTACGAGCGGCACGGGTTCACCAACATCGAGCCCGGTGAGGACTACCGGATGCTCTGTTACCTGCGGGAACTCTGA
- a CDS encoding IclR family transcriptional regulator, translated as MAGNTSTPGASVAARTLALLGTFDSTHRVLSLSEMAVHAGLPLPTAHRLAGELERWGALVRRPDGRYVIGRRLWDLGLLAPIQSGIREVAEPFLHDLYAATTATVHLAIREGTAALYLDRISGKESVPVVSRVGGRLPLAATGVGKVLLAYAPNDIREEVMASLTRITAHTIVNPKLLDDQLRRVHVEGYATTVEEMTLGACSVAVPVRGPDGVVAALGMVVPSISGRLPRIVAALQVAAQGIGRSLGAPSRVGGSLHGG; from the coding sequence ATGGCCGGTAACACCTCGACGCCGGGCGCGTCGGTGGCGGCGCGCACGCTCGCGTTACTCGGCACATTCGATTCCACTCATCGGGTGCTCTCGCTGTCCGAAATGGCCGTGCACGCTGGTCTTCCGCTGCCGACCGCGCATCGTCTCGCGGGCGAGCTCGAACGGTGGGGTGCGCTGGTGCGCCGACCCGACGGCCGGTACGTGATCGGCAGACGCCTGTGGGATCTCGGACTTCTCGCGCCGATCCAGTCGGGGATTCGGGAGGTCGCCGAACCCTTTCTCCACGACCTCTACGCCGCGACCACGGCGACCGTGCATCTGGCCATCCGGGAGGGTACCGCCGCGCTGTATCTCGATCGCATCTCCGGAAAGGAGTCGGTGCCGGTCGTCAGCCGGGTCGGCGGGCGGCTCCCGTTGGCCGCCACCGGCGTCGGGAAGGTGTTACTCGCATACGCCCCCAACGATATTCGCGAGGAGGTGATGGCCTCGCTCACGCGCATCACTGCGCACACCATCGTGAACCCGAAGCTCCTCGACGACCAGCTGCGCCGCGTTCACGTCGAGGGCTACGCGACAACCGTCGAGGAGATGACGCTCGGCGCCTGCTCGGTGGCCGTCCCGGTGCGCGGTCCGGACGGAGTGGTCGCCGCCCTCGGCATGGTGGTGCCATCGATCAGCGGCCGACTACCGCGGATCGTCGCCGCGTTACAGGTTGCCGCGCAAGGGATCGGGCGCTCGCTCGGGGCGCCCTCCCGGGTGGGTGGTTCTCTACACGGTGGTTAA
- a CDS encoding 4-hydroxybenzoate 3-monooxygenase: MSAFTSTTRTQVAIVGGGPAGLMLSHLLHRAGIESTVLDTRTYEQIETTHRAGILERDSVRLLVESGVGDRVLTDGHEHQGIDLRFDGVSHRVDFQKLVGASCWLYPQTDVFIDLHAARVRDGGDLRYGIADTAVTDHRDDPRVAYTDTDGRHEIRADLVVGADGSRSICRDLVADPQRLFREYPFAWFGILTEAPRSAPELIYTRSPFGFALISQRTESVQRMYFQCDPAENPDDWSDDRIWAELQRRLAGPDDFSLQEGPIIDKSVLPFRSFVQTPMRDGKLLLAGDAAHTVPPTGAKGLNLALTDVRVLAETIERTLLADDETALDSYTERALARVWKAQHFSYWMTTMLHKASDASDFDERRQLGELETLTASGAGSAYLAEGYTGWPSI; this comes from the coding sequence ATGTCCGCCTTCACCAGCACCACCCGCACGCAGGTCGCGATCGTCGGCGGCGGCCCGGCCGGCCTGATGCTCTCGCACCTGCTGCATCGGGCCGGAATCGAGAGCACCGTCCTCGACACCAGGACCTACGAGCAGATCGAGACCACCCATCGCGCCGGAATCCTGGAGCGGGACAGCGTCCGGTTGCTCGTCGAATCCGGGGTCGGCGACCGCGTCCTCACCGACGGCCACGAGCACCAGGGCATCGACCTGCGCTTCGACGGCGTCAGCCATCGCGTCGACTTCCAGAAACTCGTCGGCGCCTCGTGCTGGCTCTACCCGCAGACCGACGTGTTCATCGATCTACACGCGGCACGGGTTCGTGACGGCGGCGACCTCCGCTACGGCATCGCCGACACAGCGGTCACCGACCACCGCGACGACCCTCGTGTGGCTTACACCGATACCGATGGGCGTCACGAGATCAGGGCCGACCTCGTCGTCGGCGCCGATGGCTCGCGCAGCATCTGTCGCGACCTCGTCGCCGACCCACAGCGATTATTCCGCGAGTACCCGTTCGCCTGGTTCGGCATCCTCACCGAGGCTCCGCGTAGCGCACCCGAATTGATCTACACCCGCTCCCCGTTCGGCTTCGCACTGATCAGTCAGCGCACGGAGTCGGTGCAGCGCATGTACTTCCAGTGCGACCCGGCCGAGAATCCCGACGACTGGTCCGACGACCGGATCTGGGCCGAACTGCAGCGCCGACTGGCAGGACCGGACGATTTCTCGTTGCAGGAGGGCCCGATCATCGACAAGAGCGTGCTGCCGTTCCGCAGCTTCGTGCAGACCCCGATGCGCGACGGAAAGCTACTCCTCGCCGGCGATGCGGCACATACGGTTCCGCCGACCGGCGCCAAAGGGCTCAACCTCGCCCTAACCGACGTCCGGGTGTTGGCCGAGACCATCGAACGAACCCTGCTCGCGGACGACGAGACGGCACTGGACTCCTACACCGAGCGGGCGCTCGCCCGCGTCTGGAAGGCTCAGCACTTCTCGTACTGGATGACGACGATGCTGCACAAGGCTTCCGACGCATCGGACTTCGACGAGCGCCGCCAACTCGGCGAACTCGAAACCCTGACCGCCTCCGGGGCCGGATCGGCCTATCTCGCCGAGGGATACACCGGCTGGCCCTCGATTTGA
- a CDS encoding aldehyde dehydrogenase, which yields MITYDKLFIGGQWVAPASGEQIEVVSSSTEEQIGVVPAAVEADVDAAVAAARAAFDDPQGWARWEPSRRADAMEQLADILETKGEEMARRVSAQNGMPIAISSQLETGVPLTLLRYYAGLARGFTFEVEQDHLFGGTTLVRREPVGVVGAIVPWNYPQALAAFKYGPALAAGCAIVLKPSPETVLDAFLFAEAVAESDIPDGVVNVVPGGRETGAYLVSHRDVDKVAFTGSTAAGRQIAATCGQLLRPVTLELGGKSAAIVLDDANLDLSVMGERLFESLLVNNGQTCYLGTRILAPDNRYDEVVDTLAAFMSSLSVGDALDESTMIGPMASRTHRDRVEGYIEKGKGDGARVVVGGGRSERDRGWFVQPTLFADVDNHSTIAQEEIFGPVLSVIRYSDTDDAIRLANDSDYGLGGSVWTSDPDRGKDVARRVRTGTIGINRYMPDPGAPFGGVKDSGIGRELGPQSMEAYLVYKSIYA from the coding sequence ATGATCACCTACGACAAACTCTTCATCGGCGGACAGTGGGTAGCCCCGGCATCGGGTGAACAGATCGAGGTCGTGTCGTCGAGCACCGAGGAACAGATCGGTGTGGTGCCGGCCGCGGTCGAGGCCGATGTGGACGCCGCGGTCGCCGCAGCGCGAGCGGCGTTCGACGATCCGCAGGGCTGGGCACGATGGGAACCGTCGCGCCGGGCCGATGCGATGGAACAACTCGCCGACATCCTCGAGACCAAAGGCGAGGAGATGGCCCGCCGGGTCTCGGCGCAGAACGGCATGCCGATCGCCATCTCGAGTCAGCTCGAGACCGGCGTGCCACTGACCCTGCTGCGCTACTACGCGGGGCTGGCCCGCGGGTTCACCTTCGAGGTCGAGCAGGATCACCTCTTCGGTGGAACGACGCTGGTGCGTCGGGAACCGGTCGGTGTGGTCGGGGCGATCGTCCCGTGGAACTATCCGCAGGCACTCGCCGCGTTCAAGTACGGTCCGGCGCTGGCCGCCGGCTGCGCGATCGTGCTCAAACCGTCACCGGAAACGGTGCTCGACGCCTTCTTGTTCGCCGAGGCCGTCGCCGAGAGCGACATCCCCGACGGCGTCGTCAATGTGGTGCCCGGTGGCCGGGAGACCGGCGCCTACCTGGTCTCGCACCGCGACGTCGACAAGGTGGCGTTCACCGGGTCGACCGCGGCCGGCCGGCAGATCGCGGCCACCTGCGGGCAGTTGCTGCGACCGGTGACCCTGGAACTCGGCGGCAAGTCGGCCGCGATCGTCCTCGACGACGCCAATCTCGACCTGTCGGTGATGGGCGAGCGACTCTTCGAGAGCCTGCTGGTCAACAACGGCCAGACCTGCTACCTCGGAACCCGAATCCTGGCTCCCGACAACCGATATGACGAGGTCGTCGACACCCTGGCGGCGTTCATGAGCAGCTTGTCGGTCGGCGATGCGCTCGACGAGTCGACGATGATCGGCCCGATGGCCAGCCGCACCCATCGCGATCGGGTGGAGGGCTACATCGAGAAGGGCAAGGGTGACGGAGCGCGCGTCGTGGTCGGCGGTGGTCGCAGCGAACGCGACCGAGGCTGGTTCGTGCAACCGACCCTGTTCGCCGACGTCGACAACCACTCGACCATCGCGCAGGAGGAGATCTTCGGTCCGGTCCTCTCGGTGATCCGCTACTCCGACACCGACGACGCGATCCGACTGGCCAACGACTCCGACTACGGCCTCGGTGGTTCGGTGTGGACCTCCGATCCCGACCGCGGCAAGGATGTGGCGCGGCGGGTGCGCACCGGAACCATCGGCATCAACCGGTACATGCCCGATCCGGGCGCGCCGTTCGGTGGCGTCAAGGACAGCGGCATCGGACGTGAACTCGGGCCCCAGTCGATGGAGGCCTACCTGGTGTACAAGTCCATCTACGCCTGA
- a CDS encoding DUF7218 family protein, translating to MPQQEDPGPSVKDDELYEKLRDEGNSKEKSARIANAAANEGRSSVGSKGGRSGSYEDWTVDELRSRAKELDISGYSSMKKDELIETLRDH from the coding sequence ATGCCGCAGCAAGAGGATCCCGGCCCGTCGGTCAAGGACGACGAGCTCTACGAAAAGCTCCGCGATGAGGGCAACTCCAAGGAGAAGTCCGCGCGGATCGCCAATGCCGCCGCCAACGAGGGCCGCTCATCGGTGGGCTCCAAGGGCGGTCGCTCCGGCTCGTACGAGGACTGGACCGTCGATGAACTCCGATCGCGCGCCAAGGAACTCGACATCTCCGGATACTCGTCGATGAAGAAGGACGAACTGATCGAGACGCTCCGCGACCACTGA
- a CDS encoding Rho termination factor N-terminal domain-containing protein: protein MSKKDGAGKKDRAIKRLEAEIGRLTKELAKVEKAARKRISRAEGDVAALRAEVLKVVGLGGDKPEPDKPEPAAPAKPPTAPATTATAPAKPPTAPATTATAPAKPPTAPAKKSAPAKKPAAPTRAPSPKSSGRGPTVAELRAQAKTKGIKGYSSMTKAQLLEALK from the coding sequence GTGAGCAAGAAGGACGGGGCAGGTAAGAAGGATCGGGCGATCAAGCGACTCGAGGCGGAAATCGGTCGCCTCACCAAGGAGCTGGCCAAGGTCGAGAAGGCTGCGCGCAAGCGGATCAGCCGCGCCGAAGGTGATGTGGCGGCACTGCGCGCCGAGGTGTTGAAGGTCGTCGGCCTGGGTGGCGACAAGCCGGAGCCGGACAAGCCAGAGCCGGCAGCACCCGCAAAACCGCCGACAGCGCCCGCCACGACCGCGACAGCGCCCGCCAAACCACCGACGGCGCCCGCCACGACCGCGACAGCGCCCGCCAAACCACCGACGGCGCCCGCCAAGAAGTCTGCACCAGCCAAGAAGCCGGCAGCGCCGACCAGGGCGCCTTCACCCAAGTCGTCCGGTCGCGGCCCGACGGTCGCCGAGCTGCGGGCACAGGCAAAGACCAAGGGCATCAAGGGCTATTCGTCGATGACGAAGGCCCAACTCCTCGAAGCCTTGAAGTAG